In a genomic window of Pseudomonas oryzihabitans:
- a CDS encoding SDR family oxidoreductase yields the protein MTTARPIALVTGASQGIGRAVALGLLQDGFRVVLAARRAEPLAALAEAARQQGGEALAVPCDVTDAASVEALFDRIRATYGRLDLLFNNAGVGAPAVSIDELELDAWHRAVNTNLTGVFLCSRAAFALMREQSPRGGRIINNGSISAHTPRPFSAPYTATKHAVAGLTKALALDGRTFDIACGQIDIGNAATEMTERMANGVLQADGSTAVEPRMDVKHVADAVRYMASLPLDANVQTLTVMATKMPYVGRG from the coding sequence ATGACCACCGCTCGCCCCATCGCCCTCGTCACCGGTGCCTCCCAGGGTATCGGTCGCGCCGTCGCCCTCGGCCTGCTGCAGGACGGCTTCCGCGTGGTCCTCGCCGCCCGCCGTGCCGAGCCCCTGGCAGCCCTGGCGGAAGCAGCCCGCCAGCAGGGCGGCGAAGCCCTGGCGGTCCCTTGCGACGTCACCGATGCCGCCAGCGTCGAGGCGCTCTTCGACCGCATCCGCGCCACCTACGGCCGCCTCGACCTGCTGTTCAACAACGCCGGCGTCGGCGCCCCGGCGGTGTCCATCGACGAACTGGAGCTGGACGCCTGGCACCGGGCGGTCAACACCAACCTCACCGGCGTCTTCCTCTGCAGCCGCGCGGCCTTCGCCCTGATGCGCGAACAGTCGCCCCGCGGCGGCCGCATCATCAACAACGGCTCCATCTCCGCCCATACGCCAAGACCCTTCAGCGCGCCCTACACCGCCACCAAGCACGCCGTCGCCGGCCTGACCAAGGCCCTGGCCCTGGACGGCCGCACCTTCGACATCGCCTGCGGCCAGATCGACATCGGCAACGCCGCCACCGAGATGACCGAGCGCATGGCCAATGGTGTCCTGCAGGCCGATGGCAGCACCGCGGTGGAGCCGCGCATGGATGTCAAACACGTGGCCGACGCCGTCCGCTACATGGCCAGTCTGCCGCTGGATGCCAACGTCCAGACCCTGACTGTGATGGCGACCAAGATGCCGTATGTGGGTAGGGGGTAG
- a CDS encoding glutathione S-transferase family protein, protein MTPYLFGPAFSSLVRSVRLYSLERGLDLPCGLAPAGQPIAWRSEAHLALHPFGQVPVLLHGEHRIFETLAICHYLGRHLLPTADPLDDPEQDAWTSALLTTVDSRLIRRYLLRVAGPRPDPHFTAEEHDRAAAEVSATLAVLDRQLGEDAFLCTPDFGLADALLAPMLDYLERLPEPRWLAAWPRLDAYLTRLRERPSGQVILVPPDFALR, encoded by the coding sequence ATGACGCCCTATCTCTTCGGTCCCGCCTTCAGCAGCCTGGTACGCAGCGTGCGGCTCTACAGTCTGGAACGGGGGCTGGACCTCCCTTGTGGCCTCGCGCCCGCCGGCCAACCGATCGCCTGGCGCAGCGAAGCCCATCTGGCGCTGCATCCCTTCGGTCAGGTGCCGGTGCTGCTGCACGGTGAGCACCGCATCTTCGAGACGCTCGCCATCTGCCATTACCTCGGCCGGCACCTGCTACCCACTGCCGACCCCCTCGACGATCCCGAGCAAGACGCCTGGACCAGCGCCCTGCTCACCACCGTGGATAGCCGCCTGATCCGCCGCTACCTGCTACGCGTCGCCGGGCCCCGCCCCGATCCGCACTTCACGGCAGAAGAGCATGACCGCGCCGCCGCCGAGGTCAGCGCGACCCTGGCGGTGCTCGACCGCCAACTGGGCGAAGACGCCTTTCTCTGCACGCCCGACTTCGGGCTGGCCGATGCCCTGCTGGCACCCATGCTGGACTACCTGGAACGACTGCCGGAGCCACGCTGGCTGGCCGCCTGGCCACGTCTGGATGCCTATCTCACCCGGCTGAGGGAGCGACCATCCGGCCAGGTGATCCTGGTGCCGCCCGACTTCGCCCTGCGGTGA
- a CDS encoding TetR/AcrR family transcriptional regulator, with amino-acid sequence MAWPLDQREQTRQRILDSAARLFALKGFDAVGLDDLMADAGLTRGAFYHHFRTKTDVYDQAIGHAARVGSARLDSLGGAGLSHLIEHYLSREHAEGESLRCPLAFLAADVTHREAAIRGSYTRFFERFVQRLERDLPGHSAQRRRRALQLATTLIGGVALARALDDEDLAEELLAACRQSGQGLLAEDEDLAGSAG; translated from the coding sequence ATGGCCTGGCCCCTCGATCAACGCGAGCAGACGCGTCAGCGCATCCTCGATAGCGCCGCCCGCCTGTTCGCCCTGAAAGGCTTCGACGCCGTCGGCCTCGACGACCTGATGGCCGATGCCGGCCTGACGCGCGGTGCCTTCTATCATCACTTTCGTACCAAGACCGACGTCTACGACCAGGCCATCGGTCACGCCGCCCGGGTGGGCAGCGCCCGGCTCGACAGCCTGGGTGGCGCAGGCCTGAGCCACTTGATCGAGCACTATCTCAGTCGCGAGCATGCCGAAGGCGAGTCACTGCGCTGTCCGCTGGCCTTCCTGGCGGCAGACGTGACTCACCGAGAGGCCGCCATTCGCGGCAGCTATACCCGCTTCTTCGAGCGTTTCGTGCAGCGCCTGGAGCGTGATCTGCCAGGGCACTCGGCGCAACGCCGCCGCCGGGCGCTGCAACTGGCCACCACCCTGATCGGCGGCGTGGCCCTGGCGCGGGCGCTGGATGACGAGGATCTTGCCGAGGAGCTTTTGGCGGCCTGCCGCCAGAGCGGTCAGGGACTCCTGGCCGAGGACGAGGATTTGGCAGGCTCGGCCGGCTAG
- a CDS encoding GNAT family N-acetyltransferase: MLIRPLEAADFDQVWPLIQQVVQAQETYAYAPDMTREEAWRLWVEMPRATYVAEREGQILGSYYLKANAMGPGDHVCNCGYMVAPAARGQGVAGALCEHSLQVARELGFLAMQFNSVVASNSVAVRLWQKHGFQIVGTLPKAYRHGSLGLVDCYVMYRWLGE, translated from the coding sequence ATGCTTATCCGTCCGCTCGAAGCCGCCGATTTTGACCAGGTCTGGCCGCTCATCCAGCAAGTCGTGCAGGCGCAGGAGACCTATGCCTACGCTCCCGACATGACCCGCGAGGAGGCCTGGCGCCTCTGGGTAGAGATGCCGCGAGCGACCTACGTCGCCGAGCGCGAGGGGCAGATCCTTGGCAGCTACTACCTCAAGGCCAACGCCATGGGCCCGGGCGACCACGTCTGCAACTGCGGCTACATGGTCGCCCCCGCCGCCCGCGGCCAGGGCGTGGCCGGTGCCCTCTGCGAGCACTCGCTGCAGGTGGCGCGCGAGCTGGGCTTCCTGGCGATGCAATTCAACTCGGTGGTGGCGAGCAACAGCGTGGCGGTACGGCTGTGGCAGAAACACGGCTTCCAGATCGTCGGCACCCTGCCCAAGGCCTATCGGCATGGGAGCCTGGGACTAGTGGATTGCTATGTGATGTATCGGTGGCTTGGTGAATAA
- a CDS encoding ShlB/FhaC/HecB family hemolysin secretion/activation protein yields the protein MFCLASAQAQVVPTNPGDTDLIRNRQERLLQEQQKRLQDLQELPGATVQPAPPPPTAEGRCFTIQHIELKGAEHLSAQDQATLTQPYIGQCLGVNQLNALLKTITDHYIGRGYVTSRAYLPQQDLAKGTLTILVVEGKLESLKPAAGSGLTPRELMQAFPGAPGELLNLRELEQMVDQLNRLPSNQVQMDLVPGKAVGGSDVEVKNTPSKPWRASLSRNNNGQRSTGEQQWGLGLDWDDPLGLADQLVLRGGHDAVSDHIQLSRNGYLGYSLPWGWWTFNYSYSRNDYRSQAKANGFAFQQSGDSQNQQFKAERVVHRDAVSKTALNSGLSLLSTNNYIEDSRLGLSSNRISELQLGFNHGRRFGSAFVNLDLGWQRGVGIFGAQSDPTSGPGQPTARYRKYTGTLSYLQNFQLFGENLSFSSLATGQYTDDVLYSPQRMSLGGLASIRGFKDQSLSGDTGGYWRNDLRWTRAVTWGWLQPLFSQYGIGLGYDQGVIHHGRYNPEMHGRLSGDSLELFARGRYLSASLTFAQSLERPAALPEREHPVYFSVDLFL from the coding sequence ATGTTCTGCCTGGCCAGTGCCCAGGCCCAGGTGGTCCCCACCAATCCCGGCGATACCGACCTGATCCGCAATCGGCAGGAGCGCTTGCTTCAAGAGCAGCAAAAGCGCCTGCAGGATCTCCAGGAGCTGCCAGGGGCAACCGTTCAACCGGCGCCCCCGCCGCCCACCGCCGAAGGGCGCTGCTTCACCATCCAGCACATTGAGCTCAAGGGCGCCGAGCATCTCTCCGCTCAGGACCAGGCAACCCTGACACAGCCCTATATCGGCCAATGCCTGGGTGTGAACCAGCTCAACGCGCTGCTCAAAACCATCACCGATCACTACATAGGGCGTGGCTACGTCACCAGTCGGGCCTACCTGCCGCAGCAGGATCTCGCCAAGGGCACCCTTACCATCCTGGTGGTGGAGGGCAAGCTGGAAAGCCTCAAGCCCGCGGCGGGCAGTGGCTTGACGCCCCGCGAGCTGATGCAGGCCTTTCCCGGTGCGCCGGGCGAGTTGCTCAACCTGCGCGAGCTGGAGCAGATGGTCGACCAGCTCAACCGCCTGCCTTCCAACCAGGTGCAGATGGACCTGGTACCGGGCAAGGCGGTCGGTGGCAGCGATGTCGAGGTCAAGAACACCCCGAGCAAGCCCTGGCGTGCCTCTCTGTCGCGCAACAATAACGGTCAGCGCAGCACCGGCGAACAGCAGTGGGGTCTGGGTCTGGACTGGGACGACCCGCTGGGCCTGGCCGATCAGTTGGTGCTGCGGGGCGGTCATGACGCGGTGAGCGACCACATCCAGCTGTCACGCAACGGCTACCTGGGTTACAGCCTGCCGTGGGGCTGGTGGACCTTCAACTACAGCTACAGCCGCAACGACTACCGCTCCCAGGCCAAGGCCAACGGCTTCGCCTTCCAGCAGAGTGGCGACAGCCAGAACCAGCAATTCAAGGCCGAGCGGGTGGTGCATCGCGACGCGGTGAGCAAGACGGCGCTCAACTCGGGGCTGTCGCTGCTGAGCACCAATAACTACATCGAGGACAGTCGCCTCGGGCTGAGCAGCAACCGTATCAGCGAGCTGCAACTAGGCTTCAACCACGGCCGGCGCTTCGGCAGCGCCTTCGTCAACCTGGATCTGGGCTGGCAGCGCGGCGTCGGCATCTTCGGCGCCCAGAGCGATCCCACCTCCGGCCCCGGCCAGCCCACCGCCCGCTACCGCAAGTACACGGGGACCCTGAGCTATCTGCAGAACTTCCAGCTGTTCGGCGAGAACCTCAGCTTCAGCAGCCTGGCGACCGGCCAATACACCGATGACGTGCTCTACAGCCCGCAACGGATGAGCCTAGGCGGCCTGGCCTCGATACGGGGCTTCAAGGACCAGTCGCTGTCGGGCGACACCGGCGGCTACTGGCGCAATGACCTGCGCTGGACGCGGGCGGTGACCTGGGGCTGGTTGCAACCGCTGTTCAGCCAGTACGGCATCGGCCTGGGCTATGACCAGGGCGTCATCCATCACGGTCGCTACAACCCCGAGATGCACGGCCGGCTGTCCGGCGACTCCCTGGAACTGTTCGCCCGCGGTCGCTACCTGTCCGCCAGCCTGACCTTCGCCCAGTCGCTTGAGCGCCCCGCGGCGCTGCCCGAGCGCGAGCACCCGGTCTATTTCAGCGTCGACCTGTTTCTGTAA